A genomic window from Ruminiclostridium cellulolyticum H10 includes:
- a CDS encoding transglutaminase-like domain-containing protein, producing MNIDKAVLDHYLSTSTYTYAGVYKDYFKSLPDDLKELSELVGQQYIQRFVLKCGNSGENENLRYGDMDRFPWYRMCCEDDILLTAVAMTAEIFRLNEKGFFPGRQVEERIVISCRHITVILGAILKAKGIPCRSRAGIRAYHGKPVDHWINQYWSEKENRWVNFDGEGIMYRECEGLFTTYDIPDDQFYWIAQLWLDVRSGKLDGNNYILLDGSKSLKALAKIMMYDFHALMNDEVNYHFIPYFIDNNRLEIDEGIAKEIDGLAELMVNPDENFKELVNVWETNRKFRVLNAPLIRTMDNSKVLFESTSNG from the coding sequence ATGAATATTGATAAAGCCGTTTTGGATCATTACCTGTCAACAAGTACATATACATATGCAGGGGTCTACAAAGACTACTTTAAAAGCTTGCCGGATGATTTGAAAGAGTTGAGTGAACTGGTTGGTCAACAGTATATACAAAGGTTTGTACTGAAATGCGGAAACAGTGGGGAAAATGAAAATTTGCGATACGGAGATATGGATAGGTTTCCCTGGTACAGAATGTGTTGTGAAGACGATATATTGTTAACCGCTGTTGCTATGACAGCTGAAATATTTCGATTAAACGAAAAAGGTTTTTTCCCGGGCAGACAAGTTGAGGAGAGGATTGTAATATCCTGTAGACACATAACTGTTATATTAGGGGCAATTTTAAAAGCAAAAGGTATTCCTTGCCGTAGCAGGGCAGGAATAAGGGCATATCATGGTAAGCCTGTAGATCATTGGATTAACCAATACTGGAGTGAAAAAGAAAACAGATGGGTTAATTTTGATGGGGAAGGAATAATGTATCGTGAGTGCGAGGGGTTGTTTACAACTTATGATATTCCCGATGATCAGTTTTATTGGATTGCACAACTTTGGTTAGATGTTAGAAGCGGTAAACTGGACGGTAATAACTATATACTTCTGGATGGATCTAAATCGCTAAAGGCATTGGCAAAAATAATGATGTACGATTTCCATGCATTGATGAATGATGAAGTAAATTACCATTTCATACCATACTTTATTGATAATAATAGATTAGAAATAGACGAAGGTATAGCCAAAGAAATTGATGGATTGGCTGAATTGATGGTTAACCCGGATGAAAACTTTAAAGAATTGGTTAACGTTTGGGAAACTAACAGAAAATTCCGTGTTTTGAATGCTCCGCTTATTAGAACTATGGATAACAGTAAAGTGCTATTTGAATCTACATCAAACGGATAA
- a CDS encoding class I adenylate-forming enzyme family protein, with protein sequence MSDCFYSVLDSQSTQVFYIDGENKYSYAQLWNLISRARVDFKEKGIKINQRVPILCNDPLHFIVGLLSIISLGACAVLIETSKKPKEIIEILEQIDSKIILTDQYMGSDLSSYDVTITEFSLKNLTEEKDSRISCEMNSEGCIIYTSGSTSKPKGVIRSNRILFEHSKMLQRTYNLSSNDTFLCLVQPQHAFGLENVLGAIYSGATLVVQKNFSHTEVINFIENGKCSVVVGVPFQYELLTKVNKKVPVNKLRYFLSAGAPLKKDVNAAIYSLFGIPVTQIYGSSELGATAINIDISKSFEYDAVGKPLPEVQIKIIDSENRVLENNQIGEIVLRSPYCTIGYVGVSEVSKTDAYIEDGWFYSGDLGYINDKGVLFITGRKKNVINIAGKKVSPEEVERVIKGIEKILDVKVEGEKNSLSGETITAKVVVENGADISEQLVLNRCKELLSDYKIPRHIVFTDKLEYTSTGKLKR encoded by the coding sequence ATGAGCGACTGTTTCTATTCAGTATTGGATAGCCAAAGTACCCAGGTTTTTTATATTGACGGAGAAAATAAATACTCATATGCCCAGCTATGGAATTTAATATCCAGAGCTCGAGTTGATTTTAAAGAGAAAGGGATTAAGATAAATCAAAGAGTACCAATTTTATGTAATGACCCTCTTCACTTTATTGTTGGCTTGCTATCAATAATATCATTGGGTGCATGTGCAGTGTTAATTGAAACCAGTAAAAAGCCAAAGGAAATCATTGAAATATTAGAGCAGATAGATAGTAAAATTATTCTTACAGACCAGTATATGGGCAGTGATTTAAGCAGCTATGATGTTACAATTACAGAATTTAGTTTAAAGAACTTGACAGAAGAAAAGGATAGTAGGATAAGCTGCGAAATGAATTCCGAGGGGTGTATTATATATACTTCAGGAAGTACATCCAAACCCAAAGGGGTTATACGGAGTAACCGAATATTGTTTGAGCATTCAAAAATGCTTCAACGAACATATAATTTAAGTAGTAATGATACTTTTCTGTGTTTAGTCCAACCACAGCACGCATTTGGTCTAGAAAATGTTTTGGGAGCAATTTATAGTGGTGCAACTCTGGTAGTACAAAAAAACTTTTCTCATACGGAAGTTATTAATTTTATTGAAAATGGAAAATGTTCAGTAGTGGTAGGTGTTCCATTTCAGTATGAGCTTTTAACCAAAGTAAATAAAAAGGTACCGGTAAATAAACTACGCTACTTCCTTTCCGCAGGTGCACCATTAAAAAAAGATGTAAATGCTGCAATATATAGTCTCTTTGGTATTCCGGTAACGCAAATCTATGGTTCTTCAGAGCTAGGTGCAACTGCTATAAATATTGATATATCCAAATCTTTTGAATATGATGCAGTTGGAAAGCCTTTGCCAGAGGTCCAAATTAAAATAATTGATAGCGAAAACAGAGTACTTGAAAATAATCAGATAGGAGAGATTGTTTTAAGAAGTCCTTATTGCACTATTGGTTATGTCGGCGTTAGTGAGGTTTCAAAAACAGATGCTTATATTGAAGACGGGTGGTTTTACTCGGGAGATTTAGGCTATATCAATGATAAAGGTGTTCTTTTTATAACTGGCAGAAAGAAAAATGTAATTAATATAGCCGGAAAGAAAGTATCTCCGGAAGAAGTAGAAAGAGTAATAAAAGGGATTGAAAAAATTTTGGATGTAAAGGTAGAAGGAGAAAAAAATTCGTTAAGCGGTGAAACTATAACAGCAAAGGTCGTTGTAGAAAATGGTGCTGATATATCCGAGCAGTTGGTGCTCAACCGCTGCAAAGAACTTTTATCCGATTACAAAATTCCCAGACATATTGTCTTTACAGACAAACTTGAATATACAAGCACTGGAAAATTAAAAAGATAG
- a CDS encoding acyl carrier protein, whose product MNYSDYDKFLNILREMLYENLKDMEITLDSDLKEDLFLDSISFYTLIVSLEQAFNFTFSKVNIDADEFKTVRSMIAYMDLLRTSNQYNELEV is encoded by the coding sequence TTGAATTATTCTGACTATGATAAATTTCTTAACATATTAAGAGAAATGCTTTACGAAAATCTGAAGGATATGGAGATTACACTGGATAGCGATTTAAAAGAGGATTTATTTTTAGATTCAATCTCCTTCTATACCTTAATTGTAAGTTTGGAACAGGCCTTCAATTTTACATTCAGTAAAGTCAATATTGATGCTGACGAGTTTAAAACGGTACGGTCCATGATTGCATATATGGACTTATTAAGAACTTCAAATCAATATAATGAGCTGGAAGTATAA
- a CDS encoding type III PLP-dependent enzyme, whose product MDDRQIINIAHKYKTPLYLFDGDRLEETYFNMKKVLPDAFEFFYSVKANPSYGICRILQKCSSGIEVASAGELHLALEAGFDNKKILFTGPGKTYSELEFAVDSKILAINAESYKEIMLIDDIAKAKNKIVDVGLRIHPNFKIESKNPAISMMGTGTQFGVDIDEIPEILKYIKSSKNLNLVCFHVYAGSQIFQPDTTLAYFEQTINIFKELIEKNDLHIKVLDFGGGFGVSYDGKNKPYDFEYFGAEINKLYHKYEDFFQGKKLVFESGRLLLAESGVFLTEVQYRKVLHDKVFLITDGGMNHNSLSTFREKKIRGNFLMKILDNRNEEETVTVAGPLCTPEDILGRNVTLNKADRGDILCIKNTGAYGSSFSPLGFLGHPAPCEVLIYKNNEYYLKKHGVFKNILNGQEIIEL is encoded by the coding sequence GTGGATGATAGGCAAATAATTAATATTGCACATAAATATAAAACTCCACTGTACCTTTTTGATGGAGATAGGCTGGAAGAGACTTATTTCAACATGAAAAAAGTGTTGCCGGATGCCTTTGAATTTTTCTATTCGGTAAAAGCTAATCCTTCGTATGGCATATGTAGAATCTTACAGAAGTGTTCTAGTGGGATAGAAGTAGCTTCAGCGGGTGAACTTCATTTGGCTCTGGAGGCCGGATTCGATAACAAAAAAATTCTTTTTACCGGGCCAGGTAAAACGTACAGTGAACTAGAATTTGCAGTAGATAGTAAAATACTGGCCATCAATGCAGAATCCTACAAGGAGATTATGTTAATTGATGATATTGCTAAAGCGAAAAACAAGATTGTTGATGTAGGTTTACGGATACATCCAAACTTTAAAATTGAATCTAAAAACCCTGCAATCTCCATGATGGGTACAGGAACTCAATTTGGTGTAGATATTGATGAGATTCCCGAAATACTCAAATATATTAAGTCCTCAAAAAATCTCAATCTTGTATGCTTTCATGTATATGCAGGGTCCCAGATATTTCAGCCGGATACGACACTTGCCTATTTTGAACAGACAATAAACATATTTAAAGAATTAATTGAAAAAAATGATTTACATATCAAAGTACTGGATTTCGGAGGTGGATTTGGGGTTTCTTACGATGGGAAGAATAAACCTTACGATTTTGAGTATTTTGGAGCAGAAATAAATAAATTGTATCACAAATATGAAGACTTTTTTCAGGGCAAGAAACTTGTTTTCGAGTCAGGAAGGTTATTACTTGCCGAAAGCGGGGTATTTTTAACCGAGGTACAATACAGAAAAGTACTTCATGACAAGGTATTCTTGATAACTGACGGCGGTATGAACCATAATTCACTTTCAACCTTCCGAGAAAAGAAAATTCGAGGCAATTTCTTAATGAAAATATTGGATAACAGAAATGAAGAAGAGACGGTAACTGTGGCTGGCCCACTTTGTACCCCTGAAGACATACTAGGTAGAAATGTAACCTTAAATAAGGCGGATAGAGGGGATATTCTCTGTATTAAAAACACAGGGGCATATGGAAGCTCATTTAGTCCGTTAGGCTTTTTGGGGCATCCTGCACCCTGTGAAGTACTTATTTACAAAAACAATGAGTATTATTTAAAAAAGCATGGCGTATTTAAAAATATTCTAAATGGTCAAGAGATAATTGAATTATAA
- a CDS encoding phosphopantetheine-binding protein, translated as MKEKIKEIICSHTYIKREDLDSIGDNDKLTELGLDSINVVYIIGEIEEEFNFSFYDEDMLLVNFETIDKILKTVGKYVSVKSV; from the coding sequence ATGAAAGAAAAAATCAAGGAGATTATATGTTCTCATACTTACATTAAAAGGGAAGATCTGGATTCAATAGGAGACAATGACAAACTTACAGAATTGGGATTAGATTCCATAAATGTAGTTTATATTATTGGAGAGATTGAAGAAGAATTTAATTTCTCGTTTTATGACGAGGATATGTTATTAGTTAATTTTGAAACAATAGACAAAATACTAAAAACAGTTGGGAAATATGTATCGGTAAAATCTGTTTAG
- a CDS encoding ATP-grasp domain-containing protein, which translates to MSIIKDSGNQKILIYNSGIEHEWEDKKTGVRKVNNLKEQKILNRQAELLFFISNAEDTVYVVKESDPEFLKDMEVFGISKPKTVVIPDLDLPISKIIVENEDILQDLKTRFAGQKVLYVPYILSSHDEKISEYCNFAIYGSSSDLITKLNNKANARRIVEEIGLSCIEGGICSSKEELEEQYNKLKGKGYMRFVLKEPYNSAGKGVFFIKDEKQFYSFLKMMRFNNENKNFEVIIEGWIDDKRDINYQIEISKEGEVKLIAITEQIISVTAYKGSLYPPKLTKQQEDYYNDCAQKLGTKLYQMGFSGIIGIDSIIDKDGTIFPAIEFNARFNQSTFYIPFLNYFRNHSKRILIRSYDVKTNNSLNYVRLKEILRENKLLYCNESKKGIIILNSSCLSIDKDSDGQYDNRIYLANVYDKNDKDDSRYEEMDNLIKVIN; encoded by the coding sequence ATGAGTATAATTAAAGATTCAGGTAACCAAAAAATATTAATTTATAATTCAGGAATCGAGCATGAATGGGAAGACAAGAAGACTGGCGTAAGAAAAGTTAATAATCTTAAAGAACAAAAAATCCTGAATAGGCAGGCAGAATTACTTTTTTTTATCTCTAATGCCGAAGATACCGTTTACGTTGTGAAAGAATCAGATCCTGAGTTTTTAAAAGATATGGAAGTTTTTGGTATAAGTAAGCCCAAAACCGTCGTGATTCCTGATTTGGATTTACCAATTTCTAAAATTATTGTTGAGAACGAAGATATCTTGCAAGATCTCAAAACGAGATTTGCAGGACAAAAGGTATTATATGTTCCATATATATTGAGTAGCCATGATGAAAAAATAAGCGAGTATTGTAACTTTGCTATTTATGGGTCTTCGTCAGACCTGATTACAAAATTGAATAATAAAGCCAATGCTCGAAGAATAGTAGAAGAAATAGGTTTATCCTGTATTGAGGGTGGAATATGTTCTTCCAAAGAGGAATTGGAGGAGCAGTATAATAAACTAAAGGGCAAAGGGTACATGAGATTTGTACTAAAGGAACCCTATAATTCTGCCGGAAAAGGTGTTTTCTTTATAAAGGATGAAAAACAATTCTATAGTTTCCTCAAAATGATGAGATTTAATAATGAGAATAAGAATTTCGAAGTAATAATCGAAGGCTGGATTGATGATAAACGGGATATCAATTATCAAATCGAAATATCAAAAGAGGGAGAGGTCAAGTTAATTGCAATTACAGAGCAAATCATTTCGGTAACAGCATACAAGGGTTCTTTATACCCACCGAAATTAACAAAGCAGCAAGAGGATTACTACAATGACTGTGCCCAAAAATTAGGAACTAAATTATACCAGATGGGGTTTAGTGGAATTATTGGCATAGACTCAATTATTGATAAGGATGGGACAATATTTCCCGCTATAGAGTTCAATGCACGGTTCAACCAATCAACATTCTATATTCCTTTTCTTAACTATTTTAGAAATCATAGTAAGAGAATTCTTATCAGAAGCTATGATGTTAAAACCAATAACAGTCTGAATTATGTTAGGTTAAAAGAGATTTTACGTGAGAACAAATTGCTTTATTGCAATGAAAGTAAAAAAGGAATTATAATTTTAAATTCTAGTTGTCTGTCCATAGATAAAGATTCAGACGGACAATATGATAATAGAATATATCTGGCAAATGTTTATGATAAAAACGACAAAGATGATAGTCGTTATGAAGAAATGGATAATTTGATTAAAGTAATCAATTAA
- a CDS encoding aspartate aminotransferase family protein produces MGSTYWRPFNRADGENVINIVKGEGIFLYDDSGRRFQDAYSGLWNMNYGYSDNDIKKAIKTQIEELPYINPITLGNPKASELADKLCSITHDEITKVLFTCSGSEAIEAAIKISRKYNNLIGKKQYHIAVISESYHGSYYGSMSASFYDENEKQGYGPMVDGFIKLVLPFSRRCKTEEMTIDEKNKVMQKLEETLQNNKDKLCAIIVEPILASGGVIPLFEEYLSRINSFCRENNVLFVCDEVATGFGRTGTMFRFQKFDLKPDIITMSKGINNGYLPLGAVCISEKIESAFLKENQILFHLSTQNANPICLAAALATIDKMERDNILEVVNAKSTYFKKILNDDLSNLSMVFEIRIHGLMAAIDLADRETNNPISHEQLIKVISTIYSLGCFAGISYTKDITSSILIFPQYIATESDLDNIVKIVKTAISNSSGI; encoded by the coding sequence ATGGGGAGCACATACTGGAGACCATTCAACAGGGCTGATGGTGAGAACGTAATTAATATAGTAAAAGGCGAGGGGATATTTCTATACGATGACTCCGGTAGAAGGTTTCAAGATGCGTATAGCGGTCTGTGGAATATGAATTATGGTTATAGTGATAACGATATTAAGAAAGCTATTAAGACACAGATTGAGGAACTACCGTATATTAATCCTATCACTCTGGGGAACCCAAAAGCATCTGAACTTGCAGATAAACTATGTAGTATAACACACGATGAAATAACAAAAGTACTTTTTACTTGTTCCGGTTCAGAAGCCATAGAAGCTGCCATCAAGATTTCGCGTAAATATAACAACCTGATAGGCAAAAAGCAATATCATATAGCAGTAATTTCAGAATCCTATCATGGAAGTTATTATGGATCAATGTCAGCGTCTTTCTATGATGAAAATGAAAAACAGGGTTATGGACCAATGGTTGATGGCTTTATTAAATTGGTTCTACCATTTTCAAGAAGATGTAAAACAGAAGAAATGACAATAGACGAAAAAAATAAGGTTATGCAAAAACTAGAGGAAACTTTACAAAATAACAAAGATAAACTATGTGCTATTATTGTAGAACCGATATTAGCTTCTGGTGGAGTCATTCCATTATTTGAAGAGTATCTGTCCAGGATAAACAGTTTTTGCAGAGAAAATAATGTTCTCTTTGTTTGTGATGAAGTTGCTACGGGTTTCGGAAGAACAGGCACAATGTTCAGATTTCAAAAATTTGATTTAAAACCGGACATTATTACTATGTCAAAAGGTATAAATAATGGCTATCTGCCGCTGGGTGCAGTATGTATTTCTGAAAAAATAGAAAGTGCTTTTTTAAAGGAAAATCAGATATTATTCCATTTATCTACACAAAATGCTAATCCTATTTGTTTGGCTGCTGCATTGGCGACAATAGACAAAATGGAAAGAGATAATATTTTAGAAGTTGTAAACGCAAAAAGTACTTATTTCAAAAAAATATTGAATGATGACCTTTCTAATCTGAGTATGGTTTTTGAAATACGCATACACGGGTTAATGGCAGCCATTGATTTAGCGGATAGAGAAACAAACAATCCTATAAGTCATGAGCAGCTTATTAAAGTTATATCAACCATTTATTCTTTAGGCTGTTTTGCAGGAATCTCCTATACAAAAGACATTACATCATCAATTCTGATTTTTCCACAATACATAGCAACGGAAAGCGACTTGGACAACATAGTCAAAATAGTTAAAACAGCTATAAGCAATAGTAGTGGTATCTAA
- a CDS encoding chorismate pyruvate-lyase family protein, which produces MMQMNNSTNRMLLTEITQTERKLADILLVSKSSTTRLLEIMTGREVEINVTSQKVTEEKDLSENYYDYISPLKKSEKYLKRTVSLHSHGNIFSDNIVIASFDNISDEIKNALLRSKTPLGKIIKDNETKREILWSGYLNKNELNAIFGEQRFSLLEYPFKKYLIYVNDNCCFCLLEVFNIKEIAKFFWN; this is translated from the coding sequence ATGATGCAGATGAATAATTCCACAAACCGGATGCTGCTGACTGAAATAACTCAGACTGAAAGAAAGTTGGCGGATATCCTACTAGTGTCCAAGAGTTCTACCACTAGGTTGCTGGAGATAATGACAGGGAGAGAAGTAGAGATTAATGTCACAAGTCAGAAGGTAACTGAGGAAAAGGATCTTTCAGAAAATTATTATGATTACATTTCACCTCTTAAAAAGTCTGAAAAATATCTAAAACGTACAGTATCACTTCATAGTCATGGCAATATCTTCTCTGACAATATTGTAATAGCTTCATTCGACAACATTTCTGATGAGATTAAAAACGCTCTACTCCGTAGTAAAACTCCTTTAGGCAAAATAATAAAAGATAACGAAACAAAAAGAGAAATACTCTGGAGTGGTTATTTAAACAAAAATGAACTTAATGCCATTTTTGGTGAACAGAGATTTTCATTATTGGAATATCCGTTTAAAAAGTATTTGATTTATGTTAACGATAATTGTTGCTTTTGTTTGCTGGAGGTCTTTAATATTAAGGAAATAGCAAAGTTTTTTTGGAACTAG
- a CDS encoding ABC transporter permease — protein MLNILWRNIKWRFQNPLSIIVTILQPLIWLVMYSAVAGQAMKKTGIGNYTAFILPGIVVLVTFSACSSGGIINFIMKSNGSFYRILIAPVKRKDVVLGQMLEAILVSFIEVTILFVISLLFSVRVGSGFLGVLLIILLIFLTAFFMSGLAYFISLLLPNEVIYETIMNAIVLPIFFLSTALFPPESLSGGLAIAVNLNPFTHIINSLRRIILGGELLIADILPVIILFTVMCLGSFMLAMWKLKKETLQ, from the coding sequence GTGCTAAACATTCTGTGGAGAAATATAAAGTGGCGCTTTCAAAATCCTCTTTCCATTATAGTTACTATATTGCAGCCGCTGATTTGGCTTGTAATGTATAGTGCTGTTGCAGGACAGGCGATGAAAAAAACGGGCATCGGCAATTATACTGCTTTCATATTACCCGGTATCGTGGTTTTGGTCACCTTTTCTGCCTGTAGCAGCGGAGGAATAATTAATTTTATTATGAAATCTAATGGAAGCTTTTACAGGATTCTGATTGCACCTGTTAAAAGAAAAGATGTAGTACTGGGACAGATGCTGGAGGCAATACTGGTATCTTTTATAGAGGTAACTATTCTATTTGTTATAAGTTTGTTGTTTTCTGTAAGAGTAGGCTCAGGGTTTTTAGGAGTTTTACTAATAATATTGCTTATCTTTTTAACAGCTTTTTTCATGTCGGGCCTCGCATATTTTATAAGCCTTTTACTTCCCAACGAAGTCATCTATGAAACAATAATGAATGCAATTGTACTTCCTATTTTCTTCTTAAGTACTGCCCTTTTTCCACCTGAAAGTTTATCCGGCGGACTCGCCATTGCTGTAAATCTAAATCCATTTACTCATATAATCAATTCTCTCAGAAGAATAATATTGGGAGGGGAGCTATTAATAGCAGACATACTCCCCGTAATTATACTCTTTACCGTAATGTGCCTTGGGAGTTTTATGCTTGCAATGTGGAAACTGAAAAAAGAAACTCTCCAATAG
- a CDS encoding ABC transporter ATP-binding protein → MLAIEVVNLNKQYKNGVKALDNLSLKVNQGEIFSLLGPNGAGKSSLINILTTYYEPTSGKITVLGKDLCKEPGWVRTQIACVAQHVSIDAHLSLMENMMFQSKLYKVDKHLAKERIASLIDNFELSGYLKYPTSSYSGGVKRRLDIAMNMISAPKILFLDEPTVAMDVESRKAMWKMLLKIREDYGTTIFLTTHYLEEADQLSDTICIMKDGKEIAQGTPADLRNHTRQNMLRIGFSSVEETKKYKKALDDSGLTRFTKIEDRFILAGVDDSRKDFKTVNKWLLDKDAELNAIEIVEPSLEDVFLSLISSREQREEERVC, encoded by the coding sequence ATGCTTGCAATAGAGGTTGTAAACTTAAATAAGCAGTACAAAAATGGTGTCAAAGCACTTGATAACTTGAGTCTCAAAGTAAATCAGGGGGAAATTTTTTCCTTATTAGGACCAAATGGTGCGGGGAAATCCTCATTAATTAATATTCTAACCACTTATTACGAACCAACATCAGGAAAGATAACTGTGCTAGGGAAAGATTTATGCAAGGAACCGGGCTGGGTTCGTACGCAGATTGCATGTGTTGCACAGCATGTTTCAATTGATGCTCATTTGTCTCTTATGGAAAATATGATGTTTCAAAGTAAGCTATACAAAGTAGATAAGCACCTTGCTAAAGAAAGAATCGCATCTCTGATTGACAATTTTGAACTATCCGGATATCTTAAATACCCCACATCTTCATACTCTGGAGGTGTAAAGCGGAGATTGGATATTGCGATGAATATGATTTCGGCTCCTAAAATTCTTTTTTTAGATGAGCCGACAGTTGCTATGGATGTTGAATCCAGAAAAGCAATGTGGAAAATGTTGCTGAAAATTCGAGAAGACTACGGAACAACTATTTTTCTTACAACACACTATCTCGAAGAAGCTGATCAGCTGAGCGATACGATTTGTATTATGAAAGATGGGAAGGAAATAGCTCAGGGGACACCAGCGGATTTGCGAAATCATACCAGGCAAAATATGCTCCGAATAGGATTTAGCAGTGTTGAAGAGACAAAAAAATATAAAAAAGCTCTTGATGATTCTGGACTTACCAGGTTTACTAAAATAGAAGATAGATTCATTTTAGCAGGGGTTGATGACAGCAGAAAAGATTTTAAAACAGTCAATAAATGGTTGTTGGATAAAGATGCTGAGTTAAATGCTATCGAGATAGTAGAGCCTAGTTTGGAAGACGTATTTTTGTCGTTAATAAGTTCAAGAGAGCAAAGGGAGGAGGAACGGGTGTGCTAA
- a CDS encoding GyrI-like domain-containing protein: protein MNYEIEVKDVEPIRVAFMHYKGPAAGASKVMPNVFKSIQGKANGAPFICYYVMDQQTMTGEMDLCVPTAENPVGNGIAVKDMPRIKAISATHIGPYETMQPVYEAIESYAREKNLILQPPFREVFIKGPGMILKGNPNKYITEVLFPIKEE, encoded by the coding sequence ATGAATTATGAAATTGAAGTTAAGGACGTTGAGCCGATTAGAGTAGCATTTATGCACTATAAGGGGCCTGCGGCAGGAGCATCGAAAGTCATGCCTAATGTTTTCAAGTCAATACAGGGAAAAGCAAATGGAGCACCTTTTATATGCTATTATGTAATGGATCAGCAAACAATGACAGGCGAGATGGATCTATGTGTTCCTACAGCGGAGAACCCCGTTGGAAATGGTATCGCAGTAAAAGATATGCCAAGAATAAAAGCAATAAGTGCTACGCATATTGGACCGTATGAAACAATGCAGCCTGTATACGAGGCAATTGAAAGTTATGCACGTGAAAAAAATCTAATTTTACAGCCTCCTTTCCGGGAAGTTTTTATAAAAGGACCGGGAATGATACTAAAAGGTAATCCTAATAAGTATATAACTGAAGTTCTGTTTCCCATTAAGGAGGAGTAG
- a CDS encoding AraC family transcriptional regulator codes for MEWLNQMSRAVDYIENNLTNDISYDEVAGIACCSTYYFQRIFSYIAGIPLSEYIRRRRMTKAAFELQLSGARVMEIAVKYGYSTAAAFNRAFHSVHGVAPTVARVKGTKLNAYTPISFTINITGGERMRYRIETRDRIRIVGVRVPLEEEPEQNFEIVPAFWDNTLKSSVFSKIIELTNKDPHGILGITAYENPKEIYYYIATSTDKPVPEDLVEYEIPAATWVIFECDGHFPESVQTIFRRFLTEWLPFSGYDYAELPDIEVYPISEKKMIGGHSEVWIAVKTAKK; via the coding sequence ATGGAATGGTTAAATCAAATGAGTCGGGCTGTTGATTATATAGAAAACAACTTGACTAATGATATATCTTATGATGAGGTCGCAGGTATTGCCTGCTGTTCAACATACTATTTTCAGCGGATATTTTCTTATATAGCCGGTATTCCGCTATCTGAATATATCCGTCGCAGGAGAATGACAAAAGCTGCTTTTGAACTTCAGTTAAGTGGTGCGAGAGTTATGGAAATCGCTGTAAAGTATGGATATTCTACAGCAGCGGCATTTAATCGTGCTTTTCATAGTGTTCATGGAGTTGCTCCGACTGTTGCACGTGTGAAAGGAACTAAACTAAATGCTTATACTCCCATCAGCTTTACAATTAATATAACTGGGGGTGAAAGAATGAGGTATCGCATTGAAACGAGAGACCGCATTAGAATTGTTGGTGTAAGGGTTCCGCTAGAAGAGGAGCCTGAACAGAATTTTGAGATTGTTCCTGCATTTTGGGATAACACATTAAAAAGCAGTGTTTTTTCTAAAATTATTGAATTAACAAATAAAGATCCTCATGGCATATTGGGTATTACCGCATATGAAAATCCAAAGGAAATTTATTATTATATAGCTACTTCTACAGATAAACCTGTCCCGGAAGATTTAGTAGAATATGAAATTCCGGCAGCTACCTGGGTCATTTTTGAATGTGATGGGCATTTCCCGGAGTCTGTCCAAACAATATTTAGAAGATTTCTTACGGAATGGCTTCCGTTTTCCGGGTATGATTATGCTGAATTACCAGATATAGAGGTCTATCCTATCAGCGAGAAAAAGATGATAGGGGGGCATTCTGAGGTCTGGATTGCAGTTAAAACAGCAAAAAAATAA